The genomic DNA AGATCTCTCTCGAAAAAGGAATTTGGCGTATGCCCATTTCCGGATTTTCCGGATTTATTTCCGCATCGAGCATCTCTACTTGATCTTCAGGATAATTTGTAATCACGACTTTTAACGGCCGCAGTACTGCCATTGTCCGCGGAGCTTTTAATTTTAAGTCTTCTCTTACAAAGTGTTCAAGCATGGCTGCATCCACGATTCCTGAACTTTTTGAAACACCGGTTTCTTTTACAAACTCGCGGATTGCCTCAGGTGTATAGCCTCTTCTTCTAAGACCAGAAATAGTCGGCATGCGAGGGTCGTCCCAGCCATCAACATACCCTTCTTCTACAAGTTGTTTCAATTTGCGTTTACTCATGACTGTGTTAGAAATGTTTAAACGGCCGAACTCAATTTGCTGCGGCTGGTTTTCCATTTCGCACTCTCTGATCACCCATTCATAAAGAGGCCGGTGGTCCTCAAATTCTGTCGTGCACAGGGAGTGGGTAACTCCTTCGATTGCATCTTCAATCGGGTGAGCGAAGTCGTACATCGGATAAATGCACCATTTGTCACCTGTGTTGTGGTGTGTAGCATGGTAAATTCGGTATAAAACAGGATCGCGCATGTTAATATTTGGGGAAGCCATGTCAATTTTTGCACGAAGTACTTTGCTCCCGTCTTCAAATTCACCGTTCCGCATTCGTTCGAACAAATCAAGGTTTTCTTCTACAGATCGGTTGCGGTACGGGCTTTCTTTTCCAGGCTCAGTCAGCGTTCCGCGGTATTCGCGGATTTGTTCAGGTGTTAAGTCATCGACATACGCTTTTCCTTTTTTAATCAAAAGCACTGCCCGGTTGTACATTTCCTCAAAGTAGTCAGACGCAAATCGCAGCTCATCCCATTCGTAGCCAAGCCATTTGACATCTTCTTTGATGGCATCTACATACTCTTGGTCTTCTTTCAATGGGTTTGTATCATCAAAACGCAAGTTTGTTTTTCCGTTGAATTCATCTGCTAGCCCAAAGTTGATAACAATGGACTTGGCATGTCCGATATGGAGGTATCCATTTGGCTCCGGAGGGAAACGGGTAATAATTTCCTTATGCTTACCTGTCTCGAGATCCTCTTTCATAATGGTTCGGATAAAGTTTGAATTATGATCCAATCTATCTCAGCCTTTCTTTTTTTCGTATGAAGCGTTTATCTTTTATTTTAATTAATTCGAAAATAATTTTCCACCGTGCTGAATAGGAATCGTAAAAAGATTTCTTTAAAATAATAGGGAAGAAGCAGAATGAAAATTAGAAAGAATTTTTCACTACTCCTGGATGACGATGCATGGCGGCTAAAAGAATAACTCCGCTTATTAAAAGAAGCAAACTTGTTGTAAAAAATACCGAAGAAAATCCGAAGAATCCTGAAATAAATCCGCCCATCGACGGCCCGATGATATTCCCGAGGAATCTGAGGCTCGTATTATAGCCAAGTACTTCACCTTGAATGGCAACCGGGACCTCTTGGCGAATATAGGCGATTCTGACCGGGATAATTCCTCCGATTGCAACCCCAAGAGCAAACCGAATCATGACAAGCTGCCATAGACTTGTGACAAACGCCCCTGGAAAATATATAATCGCACCCATAAACAGGAGAATGACAAGAATTTTTATATAGCCATAACGGTCAGCAATTGATCCCCATTTTCTTGCCATCATTAAGTTTCCAAGACCTGCCGCCGAGAAAGCAATGCCGGAAAAGAAAGCGACGTTGGTGCTGCCGTGCAGCCCTTTAACATATAACGATAAAATCGGCTGAATACTGAAATGGGCAATCTGGACAAGCGCCGAGATTAGCAAAACTGTTAATAAGACCGGATTCCGGACGATCTGGAGGATTACTTCCTTACTAGAATAATCCGTTTTTGTTCCTTCTTTGATATCGATCTTGTACTCCTTAGCA from Bacillus methanolicus MGA3 includes the following:
- a CDS encoding glutamine--tRNA ligase/YqeY domain fusion protein; amino-acid sequence: MDHNSNFIRTIMKEDLETGKHKEIITRFPPEPNGYLHIGHAKSIVINFGLADEFNGKTNLRFDDTNPLKEDQEYVDAIKEDVKWLGYEWDELRFASDYFEEMYNRAVLLIKKGKAYVDDLTPEQIREYRGTLTEPGKESPYRNRSVEENLDLFERMRNGEFEDGSKVLRAKIDMASPNINMRDPVLYRIYHATHHNTGDKWCIYPMYDFAHPIEDAIEGVTHSLCTTEFEDHRPLYEWVIRECEMENQPQQIEFGRLNISNTVMSKRKLKQLVEEGYVDGWDDPRMPTISGLRRRGYTPEAIREFVKETGVSKSSGIVDAAMLEHFVREDLKLKAPRTMAVLRPLKVVITNYPEDQVEMLDAEINPENPEMGIRQIPFSREIYIERDDFMENPPKKYFRLFPGNEVRLKHAYFIKCEEVIKDENGEVIELRCTYDPETKSGSGFTGRKVKGTIHWVDAKHAIPAEFRLYEPLINDADENEKENEEKTFLDCVNPNSLEIVQGFIEPNMKDVKPYDKFQFFRHGYFSVDPKLSTKEKPVFNRIVSLKSSFKL
- a CDS encoding MFS transporter; amino-acid sequence: MDLHSAARRNLIIMWFANFFVGGSMTMVLPFISLYIETFGNFSEKYVQHWSGLTFGITFVTAFIFSPVWGRIGDRIGRKKILVFSGLGMALSIFLMGFADSVLELFILRLFMGIFTGFVSMSQAFISTQTPKEIAGKVLGTLQTGSITGSLLGPLLGGVLADSFGYATTFKWMSVSIFISALLVLAAKEYKIDIKEGTKTDYSSKEVILQIVRNPVLLTVLLISALVQIAHFSIQPILSLYVKGLHGSTNVAFFSGIAFSAAGLGNLMMARKWGSIADRYGYIKILVILLFMGAIIYFPGAFVTSLWQLVMIRFALGVAIGGIIPVRIAYIRQEVPVAIQGEVLGYNTSLRFLGNIIGPSMGGFISGFFGFSSVFFTTSLLLLISGVILLAAMHRHPGVVKNSF